Genomic window (Candidatus Neomarinimicrobiota bacterium):
CTGTTTAATCTCTTTTATTGTGATCTTTCTTTTTGGTTTAAGCAATTTTAATTCCTAAGAAAAATGCCAGATAATTTAAATCCTCTAGCTGATTTTATCAGCTACCGGCTTTCTAACCGAAATATAGACTGGTACCCCCGACAGGATTCGAACCTGTGGCCCTTCGCTTAGGAGGCGAATGCTCTATCCAACTGAGCTACGGGGGCATAGATTGAGAAATTAGGCAGGCTTATTCAATTGAACAGAGATAGAAAAAGGAAATCTCCCTATTTGGCATCAATCCTCTTCACTGCCTAACTCCCTGGTCATAAGTTTGCTTACCGCTTCTTTCGGGTCCCGTCCCTCATAGAGGGATTCATATACCGCATCACATATGGGCATCTCCACTGATTGTTTTTCAGATAGCGCTTTTACCGAAAGGGACGTCTTTACCCCTTCCGCCACCATTATCATTTCGTCAAGAATCTTATCCAGAGAGCGTCCTTGGCCGATCTGTTCGCCCACGTAGCGGTTCCGGCTGTGCCGGCTCAAGCAGGTGGCAATAAGATCACCAATTCCACTGAGGCCCGAAAATGTTTCCGGTTTCGATCCTACGGCAACACCCAGCCGGGTGATTTCCACAATTCCGCGTGTAATAAGAGCAGCTTTAGTATTATCGCCAAAGCCTATGCCATCACACACCCCAGCTGCCAAGGCAATAACATTCTTCACCGAACCGCCCAGCTCTACCCCCACAATATCGCTGTTAACATAAACACGCAGTGATGGTGAAGAAAAAACTTTTTGAACAAGGTCTGTTGATTTGGAGTCCACACCACCGGCCACTAGAGTAGTTGGCAAGCCTCGAGCCACCTCTTCGGCATGACTTGGCCCGGAGAGGGTTACTACATTTTTCTCAGCTATATCCCCGCACTCCATAATCACTTCACTCATCCGTTTCAGCGATTCATTTTCGATTCCTTTGGCAAGATTTACATATACGATACTCTCAAATAACTTGGGGAGACTGTTCATCACATCCCTTACTCCTTGGGATGGGATTCCCAAGACCACCAGCTCAGGTTTTCCCACATCATCCATGGATTCAACGAAGCGAATGGAAGGTGAGAATTGCAAGCCGTCAAAGAACGGATGGGTTCGCTTTTCAGCCATCTGTTTCAGTTCCTCCACGTTCTTGTGCCAGACGGTGACATGGTGCCCCTTTTTCGCCAGGTGCTCTGCAATGGTACCGCCCCATGATCCTGCACCTAGAATCACTACATTTTTTATGGGATAATTAATTGCCACTAACCGATAGTTTTACGAACCTCTTCACTAACTCTAACACCAGATTTGATAGCACCGTTCATGGATGCACCTGTGGTATGTTCACCGGCAAAATGGACAATTCCTTCCTGGCGCCCGGCAATTGCCCTGAAGTCCCTTGACTGACCAACCCCAAGGCTAGAATAGCTTCCTTGAGTAAAGGGATCTTCATTCCAATATTTCATCGTGCCATTCTCCCAGTATCTCTCCGCTTCATTCCATATCTCTGATACCACTTTTCTGGCTTTGATCAGTCTGTTCTCAGGCGTGAGCCGGCCTATTTTTTTGGCATCTTCAGCAGAGGTGAAGGTAACCAAAAGTCCTCGCGGACCGGGCTGGTCGATAGGGAAATGATAAACGCGTCTCAGCGGTGTATCAGTGAAAACTCTCTGACCAACACTACCGGGATCATTCCAGAAACGTCTTTTAAACTGCATTGCAAATTTCATCACTTCGCCATATTGAAGTTCCCGAATGCACTTCATCTTATCATCAGGAAACCTGTTTGACATGGTCACCTTCCGCAAGGTGCTAAAGGGCATGGCAATAACAACACGGGGTGAGGTAATTGTGGCCATTTTACCCCCTTCTTCAAACGACACTTCAACCTCTTTTTCCCTCATCGATATTTTCCGTACGGGCTTCCCATATTTAATTGATTCTGAAATCTCCCTAGCAAAACTCTTAGGCAGCTGATCGTTACCGCCCAAGATTCGTCCTTCATCTGTATTTTCGTTAAATCCTAATGCATGGTAATGACCCAGAACAAAACTAAGGGCATTTGCCTGATCCGGTCTAATAGTACTTTCAGTGGCGTTTGTATATGTATATAGTTCAACAATATCTCTCGGTGCTTTTTCTTTTTTCAACAGTTCTGCCACGGACATTTTATCTAGGTCCAATACCTCAGGAGGGAGGTTATTTATATCATCAATCTTGTTGAACCAGTGTTTGATATATTTCCGCTCGTTGGCAAATAGTTTACCCGGTTCTACGCCTTCAAAAGGCAAGGTCTGTTTCTGTTTTATGAAATCAGACATTGAGTACCGGCGTCCACGGACATAAATACCATCATAGAGTTTAGCCGTAAGGAGTTCCAGGCCGAACTTTTTGCAATATTTGCGTACGTAGGTATCGCTTGCATCCACATATTCAGCACCCATTTCTGCGTAAAGCCCATCGGCAAATGGATCACGATAGGTTCTTACTCGCCCACCTGGTCGGGTTCTAGCCTCTAAGACAGTGACATCATAACCAGCCTTGTCCAACTCATAAGCACAACTCAAACCGGCAAGCCCAGCCCCCAAAACCAGAACATTTTTCTCGGAACCTGGAGCAGATGAAAAAGCACGAGCAGCTAACATTGGTGTCGCCGTAGCAACGGCCATGCCTGTTGTGCTCGTTTTTATGAACTTTCTTCTAGATATTTTTTTCATTTGCTCCTTCTGACTTTATTGTTGTGGAATTATACATTTTATCGATTAAATCAACATATTTTTCTTCAATGATTCGCCGTTTAATTTTTAGTGTTGGCGTCAGCTCTCCACTGTTGATTGTCCATTCATTGCTAAGTAACTCAAATTTTCGAATAGATTCATATCTTGAAAAGTTTTTCATGGCCTTATTCACAATTCCGTCATACAGTGAAAGGATTCGTTCATCCTTTACGAGATCTTCACTATCATCAAATTTGATCCCCTCTTTTACCGCGTAACCTTTCAGCACTTCAAAAGCTGGCACAATAAGTGCTGATATGAAATTGCGTTCGTCGCCTATTGCCAAAGATTGTTCAACGTACTTTGAGGCAATGAGTGAATTCTCTAACGGCGATGGAGCAACGTTCTTCCCACCGCTGGTGACAATTATATTTTTCTTCCGATCAGTAATTCTTAAAAACCTATCTCCATCAAACTCTCCTATGTCGCCGGTGTGAAGCCAGCCGTCTTCATCAATGGTATCTCTGGTGGCTTCTTCATCTTTGTAATAACCCAACATATTATTTGAACCGCGGTTCATAATCTCCCCATCTTCAGCGATCTTCACCTCCATTCCGGGAATTGGTTTACCAACTGTGCCAAATTTGAAATCGTCAATACTGCTAGCTGTCATCACTGGACTTGTCTCCGTCAGTCCGTAACCCTCTAATATAACAATCCCCACAGCACCAAAAAATTCCCCTATTTTGTTAGAAAGAGGGGCCGCCCCTGAAATACAGTGCTTCAATCGTCCTCCAAACTTTTCTCTTATCATAGTAAAAACAAGCCTGTCAGCTACGGCACATCGGAATTTCAGTCCTAATGGCACTGATTGGTGCGTCA
Coding sequences:
- a CDS encoding NAD(P)-dependent glycerol-3-phosphate dehydrogenase encodes the protein MKNVVILGAGSWGGTIAEHLAKKGHHVTVWHKNVEELKQMAEKRTHPFFDGLQFSPSIRFVESMDDVGKPELVVLGIPSQGVRDVMNSLPKLFESIVYVNLAKGIENESLKRMSEVIMECGDIAEKNVVTLSGPSHAEEVARGLPTTLVAGGVDSKSTDLVQKVFSSPSLRVYVNSDIVGVELGGSVKNVIALAAGVCDGIGFGDNTKAALITRGIVEITRLGVAVGSKPETFSGLSGIGDLIATCLSRHSRNRYVGEQIGQGRSLDKILDEMIMVAEGVKTSLSVKALSEKQSVEMPICDAVYESLYEGRDPKEAVSKLMTRELGSEED
- a CDS encoding NAD(P)/FAD-dependent oxidoreductase, with the protein product MKKISRRKFIKTSTTGMAVATATPMLAARAFSSAPGSEKNVLVLGAGLAGLSCAYELDKAGYDVTVLEARTRPGGRVRTYRDPFADGLYAEMGAEYVDASDTYVRKYCKKFGLELLTAKLYDGIYVRGRRYSMSDFIKQKQTLPFEGVEPGKLFANERKYIKHWFNKIDDINNLPPEVLDLDKMSVAELLKKEKAPRDIVELYTYTNATESTIRPDQANALSFVLGHYHALGFNENTDEGRILGGNDQLPKSFAREISESIKYGKPVRKISMREKEVEVSFEEGGKMATITSPRVVIAMPFSTLRKVTMSNRFPDDKMKCIRELQYGEVMKFAMQFKRRFWNDPGSVGQRVFTDTPLRRVYHFPIDQPGPRGLLVTFTSAEDAKKIGRLTPENRLIKARKVVSEIWNEAERYWENGTMKYWNEDPFTQGSYSSLGVGQSRDFRAIAGRQEGIVHFAGEHTTGASMNGAIKSGVRVSEEVRKTIG